A genomic window from Thermococcus nautili includes:
- a CDS encoding MazG nucleotide pyrophosphohydrolase domain-containing protein, with protein sequence MNEWQKLVDELIQELGGYWGPFEMLAALMEELGELADAMLGYEGIKGKADEEKLREELGDVLFAILCIANHYGIDAGEALKLSVKKYRFRDSKSVGSKTR encoded by the coding sequence GTGAATGAATGGCAGAAGCTCGTGGATGAGCTAATCCAGGAGCTCGGCGGATACTGGGGTCCCTTTGAGATGCTCGCGGCCCTAATGGAGGAGCTGGGAGAGCTGGCAGACGCAATGCTTGGCTACGAGGGAATCAAGGGAAAGGCTGACGAGGAAAAACTCCGCGAGGAGCTCGGCGATGTTCTGTTCGCCATCCTCTGCATAGCCAACCACTACGGGATAGACGCGGGGGAAGCCCTCAAGCTGAGCGTTAAGAAATACCGGTTCAGAGATTCCAAATCAGTAGGTTCGAAAACTCGGTAA
- a CDS encoding DUF2666 domain-containing protein: protein MKVEEHVAFTAKHGDWSVAKKLTDMENEGIAHFLAGVSNTVNARIGGYLSDAVDVEGIRKLAEELRKSSLADTVVALKSPGTARKLGNLVNETDKKLRKLLVDVAKAYLVRETLRPLVPIDYPEGILEGVDVEFPFEDEHVNFTAKHGRWIVVKRLIIDEKTPMLDVARLLASINETVTLKLPVYADIDVGGIEEEFSAFKKVKKSDIPKVIEVYEAFEPSLYADEPFEEHARVYALRVALDKIGLNLDVPAKSLEKYLEKKG from the coding sequence ATGAAGGTTGAGGAGCACGTTGCGTTCACGGCCAAACACGGGGACTGGAGCGTCGCCAAAAAGCTGACCGACATGGAGAACGAGGGGATAGCGCACTTTTTGGCCGGAGTTTCAAACACGGTCAACGCGAGGATTGGCGGCTACCTGAGCGATGCAGTAGACGTTGAAGGCATAAGGAAGCTCGCCGAGGAGCTCAGGAAGAGCTCACTGGCCGATACCGTCGTTGCCCTCAAGTCCCCCGGAACCGCGAGGAAGCTCGGCAACCTTGTGAACGAGACCGACAAGAAGCTCAGGAAGCTCCTCGTGGATGTTGCCAAGGCCTACCTCGTCAGGGAAACGCTCAGGCCCCTTGTCCCCATTGATTACCCTGAAGGAATCCTCGAAGGCGTTGACGTGGAGTTCCCCTTCGAGGATGAGCACGTCAACTTTACAGCCAAGCACGGACGCTGGATAGTCGTCAAGAGGCTCATCATAGACGAGAAGACCCCGATGCTCGACGTGGCGAGACTGCTCGCGAGCATAAACGAAACCGTTACCCTCAAGCTCCCCGTTTACGCGGACATAGACGTAGGGGGAATCGAGGAGGAGTTCTCGGCCTTCAAGAAGGTCAAGAAATCGGACATTCCAAAGGTCATAGAGGTTTACGAGGCGTTCGAGCCTTCACTCTACGCGGACGAGCCCTTCGAGGAGCACGCGAGGGTTTACGCCCTCAGGGTGGCGCTCGATAAAATCGGCCTCAACCTTGACGTTCCCGCCAAATCCCTCGAAAAGTACCTCGAAAAGAAAGGATGA
- a CDS encoding Mov34/MPN/PAD-1 family protein: MKVRIRRELLEYLLQLARNAYPNEFAGFLREKDGIFEEVLIAPNPHAGPRSIFFDTWMLPYDESIKGTVHSHPSPAPWPSEGDLEFFSKFGGVHLIIAWPFTEDSVRAYSSDGVELPIEVVD, translated from the coding sequence ATGAAGGTAAGGATTAGACGCGAGCTCCTCGAGTACCTTCTCCAGCTCGCGAGAAACGCCTACCCAAACGAGTTCGCGGGTTTCCTGAGGGAGAAGGATGGAATCTTCGAGGAGGTCTTGATAGCCCCGAACCCGCATGCTGGGCCGAGGAGCATATTCTTCGACACGTGGATGCTCCCCTACGACGAGAGCATTAAAGGAACGGTTCACTCGCACCCGAGCCCGGCTCCTTGGCCGTCCGAGGGCGATTTGGAATTCTTCTCGAAGTTCGGCGGGGTTCATCTCATAATAGCCTGGCCCTTCACGGAAGATAGTGTAAGGGCCTACTCGAGCGACGGCGTTGAGTTGCCCATTGAGGTTGTGGATTAA
- a CDS encoding DHHA1 domain-containing protein translates to MDREAFLERVREGAELIKMHIELGHTIRLISHRDADGITAGAILAKAVAREGGSFQLSIVKQVSEELIDELARENREIYVFSDLGSGSIELIEKKLDGTVVVADHHPPEGDFSSESKVLVNPVPFGANSVRDLSGSGVAYFVAREMNEKNRDLAYIATVGAVGDMQEIDGTFHGLNLEILEDGKKLGILEVRKELRLFGRESRPLYQMLAYATNPEIPEITGDERKAIEWLRARGFDPEVHYWQLREEEKRKLHEALLVHMIKHSAPKEAIDRLIGDVVVSPLYPEGDVRHEAREFATLLNATGRLNAGTLGVAICLGDEDAYKKARKMLEDYKREQIEARKFLIQNWSMAEEGEHAYVFYAGKNIRDTLVGIVANMAINAGLANPEKPVVVIADSEEDENLVKASARTTEKALKKGYHLGEALKEVAEKLGGEGGGHAIAAGIRFPKGRIDEFIKLFNEALAKQVKSNED, encoded by the coding sequence GTGGACAGGGAAGCCTTTCTGGAGAGGGTTCGCGAGGGAGCCGAGCTTATTAAGATGCACATCGAGTTAGGTCACACCATAAGGCTAATCTCGCACCGCGACGCGGACGGGATTACCGCCGGCGCTATTCTGGCCAAAGCGGTGGCGAGGGAAGGCGGAAGTTTTCAGCTCAGCATCGTCAAGCAGGTCAGTGAAGAGCTCATCGACGAGCTCGCGCGGGAGAACAGGGAGATATACGTCTTCAGCGACCTCGGAAGCGGTTCCATAGAGCTCATTGAGAAGAAGCTCGACGGAACGGTTGTCGTTGCCGACCATCACCCGCCGGAGGGCGACTTTTCGAGCGAGTCCAAGGTCCTCGTAAACCCGGTTCCCTTCGGGGCCAACAGCGTCCGCGATTTGAGCGGTTCCGGCGTCGCCTACTTCGTCGCAAGGGAGATGAACGAGAAGAACAGGGATTTGGCCTACATAGCGACCGTTGGCGCGGTCGGCGACATGCAGGAGATAGACGGCACCTTCCACGGCCTCAACCTCGAAATCCTCGAGGACGGCAAGAAGCTCGGCATCCTTGAGGTCAGGAAGGAGTTAAGGCTCTTCGGCAGGGAGAGCAGACCACTCTACCAGATGCTCGCCTACGCGACCAATCCCGAAATACCGGAGATTACCGGCGACGAGAGGAAGGCAATCGAATGGCTCCGCGCGAGGGGCTTCGACCCGGAAGTCCACTACTGGCAGCTCCGCGAGGAGGAAAAACGGAAGCTCCACGAGGCCCTTCTCGTCCACATGATAAAGCACTCCGCGCCGAAAGAGGCCATCGACAGGCTCATCGGTGACGTCGTCGTCAGCCCGCTCTATCCCGAGGGCGACGTCAGGCACGAGGCGAGGGAATTCGCGACGCTCCTCAACGCGACCGGTCGCTTGAACGCGGGAACGCTTGGAGTGGCAATATGCCTCGGCGATGAAGACGCCTACAAGAAGGCCAGGAAGATGCTCGAGGACTACAAGAGGGAGCAGATAGAGGCGAGAAAGTTCCTGATTCAGAACTGGAGCATGGCCGAGGAAGGCGAGCACGCCTACGTCTTCTACGCCGGCAAGAACATCCGCGACACGCTCGTGGGCATAGTGGCAAACATGGCCATCAACGCTGGCCTGGCCAACCCCGAGAAGCCCGTCGTCGTCATAGCTGACAGCGAGGAGGACGAGAACCTCGTTAAGGCCTCAGCAAGGACAACCGAGAAAGCGCTCAAAAAGGGCTACCACCTCGGTGAGGCCCTGAAGGAGGTCGCCGAGAAGCTTGGAGGCGAGGGAGGCGGCCACGCCATTGCCGCGGGCATTAGATTCCCAAAGGGCAGGATAGACGAGTTCATAAAGCTGTTCAATGAAGCTCTGGCGAAGCAGGTGAAGAGCAATGAAGATTGA
- a CDS encoding Lrp/AsnC family transcriptional regulator, which translates to MSDKITAVDLRILKLLAKNARLTYKELAELLGTTRQRISRRMNRLEQNGVILKYTVIPNYDALGYIHVILGVTVRPDVDVGELIATLKEDENVKIIQRALGSHNLVLHIIGPKDMRELEKIIAEVTKKIPGIEHLDITFVTETVKFEAL; encoded by the coding sequence ATGAGCGATAAAATAACCGCTGTTGACCTTCGGATTTTGAAGTTGCTCGCCAAGAACGCCCGTCTCACTTACAAGGAGCTTGCCGAGCTTCTCGGCACGACCAGGCAGAGGATTTCGAGGAGGATGAACAGGCTTGAGCAGAACGGGGTTATACTCAAGTACACCGTCATACCGAACTACGATGCCCTCGGTTACATTCATGTTATCCTTGGTGTTACCGTTAGACCTGACGTGGACGTCGGTGAGCTCATCGCGACCCTCAAGGAGGACGAGAACGTCAAGATAATCCAGCGCGCCCTCGGTTCCCACAACTTGGTTCTGCACATAATCGGCCCGAAGGACATGAGGGAGCTTGAGAAGATTATCGCCGAGGTCACCAAGAAGATACCGGGCATAGAGCACCTCGACATAACCTTTGTCACTGAGACCGTCAAGTTTGAAGCCCTCTGA
- a CDS encoding ArsR/SmtB family transcription factor: protein MKVRELFERLDERQKKTVMRCVERCGIPELEAEIEPKVNEDAVKFLKVLSNPLRLAILKLLRDQWLCVCLISEALQQDQTLISHHLRTLKSLGLVEERKEGRMRFYRAKRDVIEEYLAKVRGELLGE, encoded by the coding sequence GTGAAGGTCAGGGAGCTCTTTGAGAGGCTCGACGAAAGGCAGAAGAAGACCGTTATGCGGTGCGTCGAGAGGTGTGGAATCCCGGAACTGGAGGCTGAGATAGAGCCAAAAGTTAACGAGGATGCCGTTAAGTTCCTCAAGGTTCTATCGAACCCGCTCAGGCTTGCGATTCTGAAGCTCCTTCGCGACCAGTGGCTCTGCGTCTGCCTCATCTCCGAGGCGCTTCAGCAGGACCAGACCCTCATAAGCCACCACCTGAGGACGCTCAAGTCCCTCGGACTCGTTGAGGAGCGGAAAGAGGGAAGGATGCGCTTCTACAGGGCGAAGCGTGACGTTATCGAGGAGTACCTTGCCAAGGTCAGGGGGGAGCTCTTGGGTGAATGA
- a CDS encoding 30S ribosomal protein S15, whose translation MARMHARKRGKSGSKRPPRTAPPTWVEYTAEEVEALVVKLRKEGYSTAMIGTILRDQYGIPSVKLVTGKKITKILEENGLAPEIPEDLMFLIRRAVNLRKHLEQHPKDKHSRRGLQLIESKIRRLVKYYRRTGKLPAKWRYDPEQAKLLVR comes from the coding sequence ATGGCAAGGATGCACGCGAGAAAGAGGGGTAAGTCAGGCTCAAAGAGGCCTCCGAGGACCGCTCCGCCGACCTGGGTGGAGTACACCGCCGAGGAGGTTGAGGCTCTCGTTGTCAAGCTCAGGAAAGAGGGCTACAGCACCGCCATGATAGGAACGATTCTCCGCGACCAGTACGGCATACCGAGCGTCAAGCTCGTCACCGGCAAGAAGATAACCAAGATTCTCGAGGAGAACGGCCTCGCGCCCGAGATTCCCGAGGACTTGATGTTCCTCATCAGGCGCGCGGTCAACCTCAGGAAGCACCTCGAACAGCACCCGAAGGACAAGCACTCAAGGCGCGGTCTCCAGCTCATCGAGAGCAAGATTAGGCGCCTCGTCAAGTACTACAGGAGAACCGGAAAACTTCCGGCGAAGTGGCGCTACGACCCGGAGCAGGCAAAGCTCCTCGTTCGCTGA
- a CDS encoding 30S ribosomal protein S3ae encodes MARGNPRRRAAATKDKWKMKEWFVIYAPEFFGSKEIGLTPADEPEKVVGRVIETTLRDLTGDFTKSHVKLYFQVYDVKGQNAYTKFKGHTLARSYIRSLVRRRTTRVDGIFNITTKDGYKLRVMGMVIAYRRIQTSQERAIRKIMQDIIYKKAEELNFADFVLQSVNGQIAQEIAKEARKIYPIKRAEIRKIKVLAEPEA; translated from the coding sequence ATGGCAAGGGGTAACCCAAGGCGTAGGGCAGCCGCTACCAAGGATAAGTGGAAGATGAAAGAGTGGTTCGTGATTTACGCTCCGGAGTTCTTCGGAAGCAAGGAGATTGGCCTCACCCCGGCAGACGAGCCGGAAAAGGTCGTCGGAAGGGTTATCGAGACCACCCTTAGGGACCTCACCGGCGACTTCACCAAGAGCCACGTCAAGCTCTACTTCCAGGTTTACGACGTTAAGGGTCAGAACGCGTACACCAAGTTCAAGGGCCACACCCTCGCGAGGAGCTACATAAGGAGTCTCGTCAGGAGGAGAACCACTCGCGTTGACGGAATCTTCAACATCACCACCAAGGACGGCTACAAGCTCCGTGTTATGGGCATGGTCATAGCCTACAGGCGCATACAGACCAGCCAGGAGAGGGCCATAAGGAAGATAATGCAGGACATCATCTACAAGAAGGCCGAGGAGCTCAACTTCGCCGACTTCGTTCTCCAGTCCGTCAACGGTCAGATTGCCCAGGAGATTGCCAAGGAAGCGAGGAAGATATACCCGATTAAGCGCGCCGAGATTAGGAAGATTAAAGTCCTCGCCGAGCCGGAGGCCTGA
- a CDS encoding DUF92 domain-containing protein, producing the protein MLERLITDVAVVAVLGVGSYKLGALDGKGALSAALLGLAVIELGGIYPFLALLTFVVLGVLATKYRYDEKRKKGVAQSNGGVRSWGNVIGNGLAVVLFLVLEKLSMMDTFWAATFSAIATVNGDTLASELGKVFGKRPRLITNLRPAKPGTNGAISLAGELFALLGCLVIVLFALPLTQHKLQMFVAVLIGGFIGVNLDSLIGATLENRGITDNNSTNFLASLLGGLAGAGIFYILS; encoded by the coding sequence ATGCTCGAAAGGCTCATCACCGACGTTGCAGTCGTTGCAGTGCTCGGCGTTGGTTCCTACAAACTCGGCGCCCTCGACGGAAAGGGTGCCCTTTCAGCTGCACTTCTCGGACTGGCTGTCATTGAACTCGGTGGCATCTACCCGTTCCTCGCGCTCCTGACGTTCGTCGTCCTCGGTGTTTTGGCGACCAAATACCGCTACGATGAAAAGCGGAAGAAGGGCGTTGCCCAGTCCAACGGCGGGGTGAGGAGCTGGGGCAACGTGATTGGCAACGGTCTCGCGGTGGTTCTCTTCCTCGTCCTTGAGAAGCTCTCAATGATGGACACATTCTGGGCAGCGACCTTCTCGGCGATAGCGACCGTTAACGGCGACACACTCGCGAGCGAGCTAGGAAAGGTCTTTGGAAAAAGGCCGAGGCTGATAACTAACCTCAGGCCGGCGAAGCCGGGAACCAACGGCGCAATCTCGCTCGCCGGCGAGCTCTTCGCCCTCCTCGGTTGCCTGGTGATAGTGCTCTTCGCCCTTCCCTTAACCCAGCACAAACTTCAGATGTTCGTGGCGGTTCTTATAGGGGGCTTCATAGGGGTCAACCTCGACAGCCTTATCGGGGCGACGCTTGAGAACCGGGGAATCACCGACAACAACTCGACGAACTTCCTCGCGAGCCTGCTCGGTGGCCTCGCCGGAGCGGGGATATTCTACATCCTTTCGTGA
- a CDS encoding RidA family protein produces the protein MEKRVVYTEKAPKPIGPYSQAILVEGGKFLFVSGQIPIDPETGEIVGETIEEQAERAIRNMLAIVEEAGGNAENVVKVTAFLSDINDYPKFNEVYERFFSKAKPARAVVEVANLPKGVKVEIECIAVL, from the coding sequence ATGGAGAAGAGGGTTGTCTACACGGAGAAGGCCCCCAAGCCGATAGGGCCCTACAGCCAGGCGATACTGGTCGAGGGCGGAAAGTTCCTGTTCGTTTCCGGCCAGATACCGATTGACCCAGAGACCGGAGAGATAGTCGGCGAAACCATCGAGGAGCAGGCCGAGAGGGCCATAAGGAACATGCTGGCGATAGTTGAAGAAGCAGGGGGAAACGCTGAGAACGTGGTCAAGGTTACCGCCTTCCTCAGCGACATCAACGACTATCCAAAGTTCAATGAGGTCTACGAGAGGTTCTTCTCAAAGGCGAAGCCCGCCAGGGCTGTCGTTGAAGTGGCCAACCTGCCCAAGGGCGTTAAGGTCGAGATTGAGTGCATCGCCGTCCTCTGA
- a CDS encoding AAA family ATPase encodes MLFSPYPKTKREELFDRDEELREIKHAVERGERLILLLGIRRLGKSSLLNVALNELPYPSVKVDVRKTYSEYSSVSRYAIGRAIVSSLEGRRRLLEELKDFLSRIRGIAVSGLRIEVSPKGFSLTELLEALNEYGERKGRVIIAFDEAQYLRFGGATRYDGIIAYAVDNLENLTFVLTGSEVGLLFDFLKFHDPEAPLFGRYHHDIELKRFSPELSEEFLRKGFEEAGVPVGDDELRMAVGELDGIPGWLALYGYIRTTRNLGHDDAIAEVLKEAKAVVGRELSRLFSYSPRYRVILKAVALGYSRWRDIKDYVTMKLGYINDSNFSALLENLVKSGYVEKTGGGYRIPDPVLERVFREL; translated from the coding sequence GTGCTGTTCTCACCCTACCCCAAGACCAAACGGGAGGAGCTCTTTGACAGAGATGAAGAGTTGAGAGAGATTAAACACGCCGTTGAGCGCGGGGAAAGGCTTATACTGCTGTTGGGCATCAGGAGGCTTGGCAAGAGCTCGCTCCTTAACGTCGCGCTCAACGAGCTTCCTTATCCTTCGGTGAAGGTTGATGTGAGGAAGACGTACTCCGAATATTCTTCCGTGAGCAGGTACGCGATAGGAAGGGCGATTGTCTCGTCTTTGGAAGGCAGACGTCGGCTTCTGGAGGAGCTCAAGGATTTTCTCTCAAGAATTCGCGGTATAGCCGTTTCGGGCTTGAGGATTGAGGTTTCCCCCAAAGGTTTCTCGCTCACGGAACTGCTCGAGGCCCTTAACGAGTATGGGGAGAGAAAAGGCCGGGTGATTATAGCCTTCGACGAGGCTCAGTACCTCAGGTTCGGCGGTGCGACGAGATACGATGGTATAATAGCCTACGCCGTGGACAACCTTGAGAACCTGACCTTCGTACTTACCGGTTCAGAGGTCGGTCTGCTCTTCGACTTTCTGAAGTTTCACGACCCTGAGGCACCTCTCTTCGGCAGGTACCACCACGACATCGAGCTCAAGAGGTTCTCGCCCGAGCTGAGTGAGGAATTCCTCAGAAAGGGCTTTGAGGAAGCAGGTGTCCCCGTGGGAGACGACGAGCTCAGAATGGCCGTGGGGGAACTCGACGGCATACCCGGCTGGCTTGCCCTCTACGGCTACATCAGAACAACCCGCAACCTTGGCCATGACGATGCCATCGCGGAGGTTCTGAAGGAAGCTAAGGCGGTAGTCGGCAGGGAGCTCTCAAGGCTGTTCTCGTACAGCCCGCGCTATCGGGTGATTCTGAAGGCGGTGGCACTCGGCTATTCCCGCTGGAGGGACATCAAGGACTACGTGACGATGAAGCTCGGCTACATAAATGACTCCAACTTCTCGGCGCTCCTAGAGAACCTCGTCAAGTCCGGCTACGTCGAGAAGACGGGGGGAGGGTATAGAATCCCAGACCCGGTTCTTGAGAGGGTTTTCAGGGAGCTTTGA
- a CDS encoding SPOUT family RNA methylase produces MKFLVKTQRDMEAVAGNYIREAIPEAEVWIAPMGYTGLVLVEADENALEKLLEIPEVERVIPVLVETEADLDRIAESAEKIAHLIGENETYAVKTKRRGKHDFSSIDVNRVLGAKIKELTNADVNLSWPDKVVQVEIIGDKAYISVLPGEEYRKYTPDKIDARKLFRKLTIVQMPYWGDYKACRKFGEKIGRAAQAFEVKELIIAPKEKMDAFELMEFLRGVKAGQESRYKIQREAYPWKVEKVPVSLWDIYQVIRDKRRNKRLLIITDPKGPTLAEVKDKLARDMHHAREVVVFIGSREGIPRGLFRFADYVVDLAPYMTFATEHGIPATLVSLWEVYEEFLRENEKGE; encoded by the coding sequence ATGAAGTTCCTCGTCAAGACCCAGCGCGACATGGAGGCCGTTGCCGGCAACTACATCAGGGAGGCAATCCCAGAGGCAGAGGTCTGGATTGCACCGATGGGCTACACGGGATTGGTTCTGGTCGAGGCTGATGAAAATGCCCTTGAAAAGCTTCTTGAGATTCCCGAGGTCGAGAGGGTAATCCCGGTTCTGGTCGAGACCGAGGCCGACCTCGATAGGATAGCCGAGAGCGCCGAGAAGATTGCACACCTCATCGGCGAGAATGAAACTTATGCCGTCAAAACCAAGAGGCGCGGGAAGCACGACTTCTCAAGCATAGACGTGAACCGGGTTCTCGGGGCCAAAATCAAGGAGCTCACCAACGCCGACGTGAACCTCAGCTGGCCCGACAAGGTCGTTCAGGTCGAGATAATTGGCGACAAAGCCTACATCTCCGTCCTTCCGGGAGAGGAGTACAGGAAGTACACTCCCGATAAGATTGACGCGAGGAAGCTCTTCAGGAAGCTGACGATAGTCCAGATGCCCTACTGGGGCGACTACAAGGCCTGCAGGAAGTTCGGAGAGAAGATTGGCAGAGCGGCACAGGCCTTCGAGGTCAAGGAGCTCATAATAGCACCCAAGGAGAAGATGGACGCCTTTGAGCTGATGGAGTTCCTGAGGGGCGTCAAGGCCGGCCAGGAGAGCCGCTACAAGATACAGCGCGAGGCGTACCCCTGGAAGGTTGAGAAGGTTCCCGTCTCGCTCTGGGACATCTACCAGGTGATTCGCGACAAGAGGAGGAACAAGAGACTGCTTATAATCACAGACCCGAAGGGGCCGACCCTGGCTGAGGTCAAAGATAAGCTCGCCAGGGACATGCACCACGCGAGGGAGGTGGTTGTCTTCATCGGCTCGCGTGAGGGAATCCCGCGCGGTCTGTTCCGGTTCGCTGACTACGTCGTCGACTTGGCCCCGTACATGACCTTTGCCACCGAGCACGGCATTCCGGCGACGCTCGTTTCCCTCTGGGAGGTTTACGAAGAGTTTCTGAGGGAGAACGAGAAGGGGGAGTGA
- a CDS encoding KEOPS complex subunit Pcc1: MKIEANVEIRWHYGDELRARAVAEAIEVDNEAMPAELKKSLNVRTRWVDGDVITKVKYSGEIETLIKALDDLVFSVKVAEEMTEKV; encoded by the coding sequence ATGAAGATTGAGGCGAACGTTGAGATACGGTGGCACTACGGCGATGAGCTCAGGGCAAGGGCAGTAGCGGAGGCGATAGAGGTCGACAACGAGGCCATGCCGGCGGAGCTAAAGAAAAGTTTAAATGTGCGAACCCGATGGGTTGATGGAGACGTCATAACAAAGGTTAAATACTCGGGTGAGATTGAGACACTCATCAAAGCGCTCGATGATTTGGTGTTTTCGGTCAAGGTCGCCGAGGAAATGACCGAAAAGGTGTGA